The Streptomyces sp. NBC_01244 genome contains a region encoding:
- a CDS encoding carbonic anhydrase → MHDLIEGVAQFRRDVYPAKAELFALLATTHRPRTLFISCSDARVVPELITQSEPGELFVIRTAGNLVPAHAPGTDGVAASIEYAVTVLGVSDIVVCGHSACGAMTALAERHDLSAAPAVAGWLRHADASLARTAAEEGGRRVDALVRENVRAQLANLATHPSVARALAAGSVTLRGWVYDIRAGGVEELGAPHPLSPAA, encoded by the coding sequence ATGCACGACCTCATCGAGGGCGTCGCCCAGTTCCGGCGGGATGTCTACCCGGCCAAGGCGGAGCTCTTCGCCCTGCTGGCGACGACCCACCGGCCGCGCACCCTGTTCATCAGCTGCTCCGATGCCCGGGTGGTGCCGGAGCTGATCACCCAGAGCGAGCCGGGCGAGCTGTTCGTCATCCGTACCGCCGGCAACCTCGTGCCCGCCCATGCCCCCGGTACGGACGGGGTGGCGGCCAGCATCGAGTACGCGGTCACGGTCCTGGGCGTGAGCGACATCGTGGTGTGTGGGCATTCCGCCTGCGGTGCGATGACGGCCCTGGCCGAGCGGCACGACCTCAGCGCCGCCCCGGCGGTCGCCGGCTGGCTGCGCCACGCGGACGCCTCGCTCGCCCGTACCGCCGCCGAGGAAGGCGGGCGCAGGGTCGATGCCCTGGTACGGGAGAACGTGCGCGCGCAGCTGGCGAACCTGGCCACCCACCCGTCGGTGGCCCGCGCCCTGGCCGCGGGGTCGGTGACCCTGCGCGGCTGGGTCTACGACATCCGGGCGGGGGGCGTCGAGGAGCTCGGCGCCCCGCACCCGCTCTCCCCCGCTGCCTGA
- a CDS encoding serine/threonine-protein kinase, producing the protein MESLRPGDPPEIGGYRLLARLGEGGMGEVFLARTASGRPLALKTVHRELSRDPDFADRFAREIRANDRVRSPWTVSVVDFSAPGSSPQWLATEYVAAPSLGEWVHRHGPLTEPALRSLARELLAALMAVRAAGVVHRDIKPGNVLLGRERPFLIDFGIARAVHDPRHTRTGAVIGTPGFLAPEQATGAVAEAPADVFSLAAVLVHAATGRSPFLADGEEPALPALLYRIVHDEPALGGVPEGLRSLLGECLAKEPQERPTADEVLAGVGGAAGGEWSGVLPPALIAEASRREAELGRILAASEPLAMPMPMPMPMPMPMPVAVPVPVAVPVPVSVPMPPPAPPAAFAATPPLSSVLPARPRRVPWVPGAAVGAAALVVAATLVIKMPWSGGGGGGRDGSATPSASPSASALSPSWVGTWTGTGPGTPDADGVSRARTGEFSVTVTLNAGSVGDLVGRQVSEVKETGTGRNLGCTEALELRQTSGDRAVFGAVTSHPTDPAATFDCPSGNLYVLTLAEPDRLKLEVEGAQSAGAPEALTRSG; encoded by the coding sequence GTGGAGTCACTGCGGCCCGGCGACCCGCCGGAGATCGGTGGGTACCGCCTGCTGGCACGGCTCGGCGAGGGCGGCATGGGCGAGGTCTTCCTGGCCCGCACGGCGTCCGGCCGGCCGCTGGCACTGAAGACCGTCCACCGGGAACTGAGCCGGGATCCCGACTTCGCCGACCGCTTCGCGCGGGAGATACGCGCCAACGACCGCGTACGTTCCCCGTGGACGGTCTCGGTCGTGGACTTCAGCGCTCCCGGGTCGTCCCCGCAATGGCTCGCCACGGAGTACGTCGCCGCACCCTCCCTGGGCGAGTGGGTGCACCGGCACGGACCGCTGACCGAGCCGGCCCTGCGGAGCCTGGCCCGGGAACTCCTCGCCGCGCTCATGGCCGTACGGGCGGCGGGCGTCGTCCACCGCGACATCAAGCCGGGGAACGTGCTCCTCGGCCGGGAGCGGCCCTTCCTCATCGACTTCGGCATCGCGCGCGCCGTGCACGACCCGCGCCACACCCGGACGGGAGCGGTCATCGGCACGCCCGGCTTCCTCGCGCCGGAACAGGCGACCGGAGCCGTGGCCGAGGCCCCGGCGGACGTGTTCTCGCTCGCGGCGGTCCTCGTCCACGCGGCCACCGGCCGCAGCCCCTTCCTCGCCGACGGCGAGGAGCCGGCGCTCCCCGCTCTCCTCTACCGGATCGTGCACGACGAGCCCGCCCTCGGCGGAGTTCCCGAGGGGCTCCGTTCCTTGCTGGGGGAGTGCCTGGCCAAGGAGCCGCAGGAGCGCCCGACCGCCGACGAGGTGCTGGCCGGGGTCGGCGGCGCGGCAGGAGGGGAATGGAGCGGAGTGCTACCGCCTGCGCTGATTGCGGAGGCGAGCCGCCGGGAGGCCGAGCTGGGCCGCATCCTCGCCGCGTCCGAGCCGCTCGCCATGCCGATGCCGATGCCGATGCCGATGCCGATGCCGATGCCCGTGGCCGTGCCCGTACCCGTGGCCGTGCCCGTGCCCGTGTCCGTTCCCATGCCTCCTCCGGCACCTCCCGCCGCGTTCGCGGCGACACCGCCACTGTCCTCCGTCCTTCCCGCCCGGCCGCGACGCGTGCCCTGGGTGCCGGGGGCGGCCGTTGGTGCGGCCGCCCTCGTCGTCGCGGCCACCCTCGTGATCAAGATGCCTTGGAGCGGGGGCGGCGGCGGGGGCCGGGACGGATCGGCGACCCCGTCCGCATCGCCGTCGGCGTCGGCGCTCTCGCCGTCGTGGGTCGGAACGTGGACCGGCACAGGCCCCGGGACACCCGACGCGGACGGAGTCTCGAGGGCCAGGACGGGCGAGTTCTCCGTCACGGTCACACTGAACGCGGGGTCCGTCGGAGACCTCGTGGGCCGGCAGGTCAGCGAGGTGAAGGAGACCGGCACCGGCCGGAACCTGGGGTGCACGGAGGCCTTGGAACTGCGGCAGACGAGCGGGGACAGGGCGGTCTTCGGGGCAGTGACCAGCCACCCGACCGACCCCGCGGCCACCTTCGACTGCCCCAGCGGCAACCTCTACGTACTGACCCTGGCGGAGCCCGACCGGCTGAAGCTGGAGGTCGAGGGTGCCCAGTCGGCGGGCGCCCCCGAGGCGCTGACCCGCAGCGGCTAA
- a CDS encoding ribosomal maturation YjgA family protein, translating to MPASGDRAGPLRARTRLAAAAAVVVTVGAGLGLRAVATGDPAKYGGDALYTVLIFALIVLALPRVTALRAATGALAVSWTVEFLQLTGVPAGLSRHSAVARLVLGSTFNAPDLFWYAVGAAVGWLAHTAAGRLSR from the coding sequence ATGCCTGCGAGCGGTGACCGTGCCGGACCTCTCCGGGCCCGGACCCGTCTCGCGGCAGCCGCCGCGGTGGTGGTGACCGTCGGCGCGGGGTTGGGCCTACGGGCCGTGGCGACGGGGGACCCGGCGAAGTACGGCGGAGACGCGCTGTACACCGTACTGATCTTCGCCCTCATCGTGCTGGCCCTGCCGCGGGTGACGGCACTGCGGGCTGCCACGGGCGCTCTCGCGGTGAGCTGGACGGTGGAGTTCCTCCAGCTCACCGGAGTGCCCGCGGGGCTCTCCCGGCACAGCGCGGTCGCCCGGCTCGTCCTCGGGTCCACCTTCAATGCGCCCGACCTTTTCTGGTACGCGGTCGGGGCGGCCGTCGGCTGGCTCGCCCACACCGCGGCGGGCCGCCTGTCGCGTTAG
- a CDS encoding peptide-N4-asparagine amidase yields the protein MRRHRFTGALGALALAAATLTAAGPAAAAGPGGAPTPASAPAPSPTGAQPPPPSEFGTDWHDPLTAAPPVARPATRSCEVALAEAQFRDFTPYRGGYAPPTACGPADWAKVVLRLDGKVKGRQYDRLGHLSLGGVELLRTSTPQPSPDGIAWSVEKDVTRYRDTLSRPQPVEMLIGNVVNDTYTGVIDVKVTLTFYAAEDAAEAGRTPDRVVPPDRVVPLTTPAVTLPRNTERLLAEVYATGSGGGCEEYWYLSAPDPAPYSCEAAGGPHREVRISVDGRLAGIAAPFPTVWTGGWSNPFLWYVTPGPRAFDVQPLRYDLTPYAALLNDGRPHRIEVSVAGVPAGQSGWSTPTNLLLWQDAGREVVGGALTREEQSDPANSSRWTPAAPGAEHRVDTEAGHRLTVAGYLDTSHGRVTTTVSRAVHLGSVHRWTEGEDRDALTATWTDEESVTRGAVTTRTSRTYTMDGETTLGAGDRLRTVISLGDRADTVVLRGGRETGRSRLDDRYTGDATYTANVPRDQRHAVATTSARYRLYGTGVPGGCYDRTVATAQGTVTQDRRRC from the coding sequence ATGAGACGACACAGGTTCACGGGCGCGCTGGGCGCGCTCGCCCTCGCGGCCGCCACCCTCACGGCCGCGGGCCCGGCAGCGGCGGCCGGACCCGGCGGCGCGCCCACCCCGGCCTCGGCCCCCGCACCTTCGCCGACGGGCGCGCAGCCGCCACCGCCCTCCGAGTTCGGAACGGACTGGCACGATCCGCTCACCGCCGCCCCGCCCGTGGCCCGGCCCGCGACGCGGTCCTGCGAAGTGGCCCTCGCCGAGGCACAGTTCCGCGACTTCACCCCGTACCGGGGCGGTTACGCGCCTCCCACCGCCTGCGGTCCGGCGGACTGGGCGAAGGTGGTGCTCCGTCTCGACGGCAAGGTCAAGGGGCGCCAGTACGACCGCCTCGGCCACCTCTCCCTCGGCGGCGTGGAGCTCTTGCGCACCTCCACGCCCCAGCCCTCGCCGGACGGCATCGCCTGGTCCGTCGAAAAGGACGTCACCCGGTACCGCGACACGCTGAGCCGGCCGCAGCCCGTCGAGATGCTCATCGGCAATGTCGTGAACGACACCTACACCGGTGTCATCGATGTCAAGGTCACCCTGACCTTCTACGCGGCCGAGGACGCCGCGGAAGCCGGCCGCACGCCGGACCGGGTCGTCCCACCGGACCGGGTCGTCCCGCTCACCACCCCGGCCGTCACGCTCCCGCGCAATACGGAGCGCCTCCTCGCCGAGGTCTACGCCACGGGCTCCGGCGGCGGCTGTGAGGAGTACTGGTACCTGAGCGCCCCGGACCCCGCCCCGTACTCCTGCGAGGCCGCCGGCGGCCCCCACCGCGAGGTCCGCATATCCGTCGACGGCAGGCTCGCCGGCATCGCCGCACCCTTCCCGACCGTCTGGACCGGCGGTTGGTCCAACCCGTTCCTCTGGTACGTCACCCCGGGCCCGCGCGCCTTCGACGTGCAGCCGCTGCGCTACGACCTCACCCCGTACGCCGCCCTCCTCAACGACGGCCGTCCGCACCGCATCGAGGTCTCCGTCGCCGGAGTTCCGGCCGGGCAGAGCGGCTGGAGCACTCCCACCAATCTGCTGCTCTGGCAGGACGCGGGCCGCGAGGTGGTCGGCGGGGCCCTGACCCGCGAGGAACAGAGCGATCCGGCCAACTCCTCGCGCTGGACGCCCGCGGCGCCGGGCGCCGAGCACCGGGTGGACACCGAGGCCGGGCACCGGCTGACCGTGGCCGGGTACCTGGACACCTCCCACGGCCGGGTCACGACCACCGTCAGCCGCGCGGTGCACCTCGGCTCCGTCCACCGCTGGACCGAGGGAGAGGACCGCGACGCGCTCACCGCGACCTGGACCGACGAGGAGAGCGTGACGCGCGGGGCCGTCACCACGCGGACCAGCCGGACGTACACCATGGACGGTGAGACCACGCTCGGTGCGGGCGACCGGCTCCGCACCGTCATCTCGCTCGGCGACCGCGCGGACACCGTGGTCCTGCGCGGCGGACGGGAGACCGGCCGGTCCCGGCTCGACGACCGGTACACGGGCGACGCGACCTACACCGCGAACGTCCCGCGCGACCAACGGCACGCGGTCGCCACCACCTCCGCCCGCTACCGGCTGTACGGAACCGGGGTGCCGGGCGGCTGCTACGACCGCACGGTGGCCACGGCCCAGGGCACCGTCACCCAGGACCGCCGCCGCTGCTGA
- a CDS encoding UBP-type zinc finger domain-containing protein, giving the protein MTATDGVDPSVPPSGSGCADCDAVGGWWFHLRRCAQCGHIGCCDSSPAQHATGHWKSTGHPVVQSYEPGEDWFWDYAADELYETGPELTPPSGHPSDQPAPGPSGRVPEDWTRRLHR; this is encoded by the coding sequence ATGACCGCCACCGACGGAGTCGACCCGAGCGTCCCGCCCTCCGGCAGCGGCTGCGCCGATTGCGACGCGGTGGGGGGCTGGTGGTTCCACCTGCGGCGCTGCGCCCAGTGCGGCCACATCGGCTGCTGCGACTCCTCGCCCGCCCAGCACGCCACCGGGCACTGGAAGTCCACCGGGCACCCGGTGGTGCAGAGCTACGAACCGGGCGAGGACTGGTTCTGGGACTACGCGGCCGACGAGCTCTACGAGACCGGCCCCGAGCTGACCCCGCCGTCCGGCCACCCGTCCGACCAACCGGCCCCGGGCCCGTCCGGCCGGGTCCCCGAGGACTGGACCCGCCGGCTCCACCGCTGA
- the cynS gene encoding cyanase, protein MVHAQFDNTARQALAVKAVDAKIREDLTWQRIADAAGLSVAFVTAAVLGQHPLPRASAEAVAALLGLDADDARLLQTIPTRGSVPGGVPTDPTIYRFYEMLQVYGTTLKALVHEQLGDGIVSAINFKLDVKKVADPDGGERAVITLDGKYLPTRPF, encoded by the coding sequence ATGGTGCACGCGCAGTTCGACAACACCGCCCGTCAGGCTCTGGCCGTCAAGGCCGTGGACGCCAAGATCCGCGAGGACCTGACCTGGCAGCGGATCGCGGACGCCGCGGGCCTGTCGGTCGCTTTCGTCACCGCGGCCGTCCTCGGCCAGCACCCGCTGCCCCGGGCCTCGGCCGAGGCCGTGGCGGCTCTCCTCGGCCTGGACGCCGACGACGCGCGGCTGCTGCAGACCATCCCGACCCGCGGCTCGGTCCCCGGCGGTGTCCCCACCGACCCGACGATCTACCGCTTCTACGAGATGCTCCAGGTCTACGGCACCACGCTGAAGGCCCTGGTCCACGAGCAGCTCGGCGACGGGATCGTCTCCGCGATCAACTTCAAGCTCGATGTGAAGAAGGTCGCCGACCCCGATGGCGGCGAGCGCGCGGTCATCACCCTGGACGGCAAGTACCTGCCGACGAGGCCGTTCTGA
- a CDS encoding lysophospholipid acyltransferase family protein, with the protein MISHVAAALAPVFGRMTVSEDTSGPLVGGTILAANHTSLADPVIVVAALRRLGVDPVIMATAGLWRVPVLGGALAREGHIPVHRGTARAARSLADAAEALAAGRCVLMYGEGGIPARRDSGEAAPLPFRTGLARLALATGAPVRPVGQAGARRVSSGTTAKQLAGVLTAPVRRPRLHVHVGAPLFLPDGLAEATAAAHGAVTSAWRTALSGLAGVGAP; encoded by the coding sequence ATGATCAGCCACGTCGCCGCCGCCCTGGCCCCGGTGTTCGGGCGGATGACCGTCTCCGAGGACACATCGGGCCCCCTCGTCGGCGGGACCATCCTGGCCGCCAACCACACCAGCCTGGCCGACCCCGTCATCGTGGTCGCCGCCCTGCGCCGGCTCGGCGTAGACCCGGTGATCATGGCCACGGCCGGGCTGTGGCGGGTCCCGGTGCTCGGCGGCGCACTCGCCCGCGAAGGACACATCCCGGTCCACCGGGGTACGGCCCGCGCGGCGCGTTCCCTCGCCGATGCCGCCGAGGCACTGGCGGCGGGGCGCTGCGTGCTGATGTACGGGGAAGGCGGGATCCCCGCCCGCCGCGACTCCGGGGAAGCCGCGCCCCTGCCCTTCCGCACCGGCCTGGCCCGCCTCGCCCTGGCCACGGGAGCACCCGTCCGCCCCGTCGGTCAGGCAGGCGCCCGCCGTGTCAGCTCCGGGACGACGGCCAAGCAGCTCGCCGGAGTCCTCACGGCCCCGGTCCGCCGGCCACGCCTCCATGTCCACGTGGGCGCGCCCCTGTTCCTGCCGGACGGCCTTGCCGAGGCAACGGCCGCGGCCCACGGGGC
- a CDS encoding DUF4232 domain-containing protein — MNTAVRTSRRGWKSYVIGAATVTALLASAACSPEGGDGPDDRKPTARPSSPGTPSTSATPGATGTPKPGDTPSAEPTPGATGTGGGGGGDGAIALCAPGEVSITSSTEDEKGQGVRHILLTLTNTGKKTCKVYRYPLIQLGNAQRLVPEIKESAPTPGEPFSTIAPGKETYAALLLNGPMDEAPAKTMTVQLQDRKLGSKLGEPVKVAFPGVDTVYYNDFAKVTHWMTASGLALRFIMSS; from the coding sequence ATGAACACTGCCGTCCGTACGAGCCGCAGAGGCTGGAAGTCCTACGTCATCGGGGCCGCGACGGTCACCGCGCTGCTCGCGTCCGCGGCATGCTCGCCGGAAGGGGGCGACGGGCCGGACGACCGCAAGCCCACGGCCCGGCCGAGCAGCCCGGGTACGCCGAGCACCTCGGCCACGCCCGGCGCGACCGGCACGCCGAAGCCCGGCGACACGCCCTCGGCGGAGCCGACCCCGGGAGCGACCGGCACCGGCGGCGGCGGCGGTGGCGACGGCGCCATCGCCCTCTGTGCCCCGGGCGAGGTCTCGATCACTTCCAGCACCGAGGACGAGAAGGGCCAGGGCGTCCGGCACATCCTCCTCACCCTCACCAACACCGGCAAGAAGACGTGCAAGGTCTACCGCTATCCCCTCATCCAGCTCGGGAACGCCCAGCGGCTGGTTCCCGAGATCAAGGAGAGCGCCCCCACCCCCGGAGAGCCCTTCTCCACCATCGCCCCGGGCAAGGAGACGTACGCCGCGCTGCTGCTCAACGGTCCCATGGACGAGGCGCCGGCGAAGACCATGACCGTCCAGCTCCAGGACCGCAAGCTCGGGAGCAAGCTGGGCGAGCCGGTCAAGGTCGCCTTCCCCGGTGTCGACACGGTGTACTACAACGACTTCGCGAAGGTCACCCACTGGATGACCGCCTCGGGTCTCGCCCTGCGCTTCATCATGTCGTCCTGA
- the cynR gene encoding transcriptional regulator CynR, with the protein MALELRHLRYLLAVAEHAGFTRAAEELRISQPTLSQQIKQLEGMVGVQLLDRTGRGGVRLTDAGETYVQHARRALRDLAAAERAVHDVADLARGHLRLAVTPTFTAYLVGPLAAELHARHPGITLDVRDMAQDRIEAGLLADELDLGIAFDGPHLPGITATPLYAETLSLVTAARPAGSDPQPPLPVADVGDRQLALLSGDFATRGHIDTYLAGHRVRPRIAVEANSVQTLTEIVRRTDLATVLPDAVTEDHPHLAPVPLEPALPTRTVALLGREHAYRSFAAGAFIRLAHHHVRARGYTPA; encoded by the coding sequence ATGGCCCTGGAACTCCGTCACCTGCGCTACCTGCTCGCCGTCGCCGAACACGCCGGCTTCACCCGAGCCGCCGAAGAACTGCGGATCTCCCAGCCGACCCTGTCCCAGCAGATCAAGCAGCTCGAAGGCATGGTCGGCGTCCAGCTCCTGGACCGTACGGGCCGCGGCGGCGTCCGCCTCACCGACGCCGGCGAAACCTACGTCCAGCACGCCCGCCGGGCCCTGCGCGACCTCGCCGCCGCCGAACGTGCCGTCCACGACGTCGCCGACCTCGCGCGCGGCCACCTCCGGCTGGCCGTGACGCCGACCTTCACGGCCTACCTCGTCGGGCCGCTGGCCGCGGAACTCCACGCCCGCCACCCCGGCATCACCCTGGACGTCAGGGACATGGCCCAGGACCGCATCGAGGCCGGCCTGCTCGCCGACGAACTCGACCTGGGGATCGCCTTCGACGGGCCGCACCTGCCCGGCATCACCGCGACCCCGCTGTACGCCGAGACCCTCAGCCTCGTCACCGCGGCCCGCCCGGCCGGTTCCGACCCGCAACCACCCCTGCCCGTAGCGGATGTGGGGGACCGTCAACTAGCGCTGCTCAGCGGAGATTTCGCCACCCGAGGCCATATCGACACCTACCTGGCCGGCCACCGGGTACGGCCGCGCATCGCGGTGGAGGCCAATTCGGTCCAGACCCTCACCGAGATCGTTCGGCGCACCGACCTCGCGACCGTCCTGCCCGACGCGGTCACGGAGGACCACCCCCATCTCGCCCCCGTCCCCCTCGAACCGGCCCTGCCCACCCGCACGGTCGCCCTCCTCGGACGCGAGCACGCCTACCGGAGCTTCGCCGCGGGCGCCTTCATCCGGCTCGCCCACCACCACGTCCGGGCCCGCGGCTACACCCCGGCCTGA
- a CDS encoding helix-turn-helix domain-containing protein: MVSHAHQGTTSSALARLSANVAQLVGIHPRGYAHLPGMAPQHLNDDLCRTPSATAIRIAELTTVHAPWTEMSVLLARESGIGTLGVWDYLITSAPTPLEGIRDAAAYFATVADPLTDGMRITEDGERVTISHVNRADITHEAACGIRGYALGLYRRRLGEAAGRCLVPLRVSLAARAPLRHDVLIELYGTRNIEFEAPDSSITFLAADLSAPTPHAQPGLSAVLRRHAEQTLAGAIPLHDWLDLFRTALASAYDEGAPTLSSVAQRMTVSARTLQRRLEEHGTTWSEEVETVRRDHIARLLHDSDLSVDSIAARSGYADARALRRAVKRWYGTTPGALRRAGRV; this comes from the coding sequence GTGGTCTCGCACGCACATCAGGGGACAACCTCCTCCGCCCTCGCCCGTCTGAGCGCCAACGTCGCGCAGCTGGTCGGCATACACCCGCGCGGATACGCCCACTTGCCGGGCATGGCGCCCCAGCACCTCAACGACGACCTGTGCCGCACTCCCTCGGCGACGGCCATCCGGATCGCGGAGCTCACGACGGTCCACGCTCCCTGGACCGAGATGTCCGTGCTGCTGGCGCGGGAGTCGGGCATCGGCACTCTCGGGGTCTGGGACTACCTGATCACGTCCGCGCCCACCCCGCTCGAAGGAATCCGGGACGCCGCGGCCTACTTCGCCACCGTCGCCGACCCCCTCACCGACGGCATGCGGATCACCGAGGACGGCGAACGCGTCACCATCAGCCACGTCAATCGGGCCGACATCACCCACGAGGCGGCCTGCGGCATCCGCGGCTACGCCCTCGGCCTGTACCGGCGCCGGCTCGGCGAGGCCGCGGGGCGGTGCCTCGTTCCCCTGCGCGTCTCCCTCGCCGCCCGGGCGCCGCTGCGGCACGACGTCCTGATCGAGCTCTACGGAACCCGGAACATCGAGTTCGAGGCCCCGGACAGTTCGATCACCTTCCTCGCCGCCGACCTGAGCGCCCCGACGCCGCACGCCCAGCCCGGGCTGTCGGCCGTGCTCCGCCGGCACGCCGAGCAGACTCTCGCCGGCGCGATCCCGCTGCACGACTGGCTGGATCTGTTCCGTACCGCCCTGGCTTCCGCCTACGACGAGGGTGCGCCGACGCTGTCCTCGGTGGCGCAGCGCATGACCGTCAGCGCGCGGACCCTCCAGCGGCGCCTCGAGGAACACGGCACGACGTGGAGCGAGGAGGTCGAGACCGTGCGCCGGGACCACATCGCCCGGCTGCTCCACGACAGTGACCTCAGCGTCGACTCGATCGCCGCCCGGAGCGGCTACGCAGACGCCCGCGCCCTGCGCCGGGCCGTCAAGCGCTGGTACGGCACCACACCCGGCGCCCTGCGCCGCGCCGGGCGCGTTTGA